The [Actinobacillus] rossii genome contains a region encoding:
- the ftsE gene encoding cell division ATP-binding protein FtsE, giving the protein MICFENVSKAYLGGKPALQGLSFHLPVGSMTYLTGHSGAGKSTLLKLIMGMERANGGKIWFNGHDITRLSHHELPFLRRQIGMVHQDYRLLPDRSIVDNVALPLIINGMHPKTAVERALSALDRVGLYDRANHSPVHLSGGEQQRVDIARAVVHKPQLLLADEPTGNLDNSLSLDIFNLFEDFNRMGMTVLIATHDVGLINYKPKPCLVLEQGHLR; this is encoded by the coding sequence ATGATTTGTTTTGAAAATGTTAGCAAAGCTTATTTGGGGGGCAAACCTGCGTTACAGGGGTTGTCTTTCCATTTACCAGTAGGCAGTATGACGTATTTAACAGGGCATTCTGGTGCAGGTAAAAGTACTTTGCTTAAGTTAATTATGGGGATGGAGCGAGCTAATGGCGGGAAGATTTGGTTTAATGGCCACGATATTACGCGTTTATCTCACCATGAACTGCCATTTTTACGTCGTCAAATAGGTATGGTGCACCAAGATTATCGTTTATTACCTGATCGCTCTATTGTAGATAATGTGGCATTGCCATTAATTATTAATGGTATGCATCCGAAAACGGCTGTAGAACGTGCGTTGTCGGCGCTAGATCGCGTAGGTTTGTATGACCGTGCTAATCATTCTCCAGTTCATTTGTCTGGCGGGGAGCAGCAACGTGTAGATATTGCACGTGCTGTGGTGCATAAACCTCAACTTTTGCTTGCTGATGAACCAACGGGTAACTTAGATAATTCGTTATCCCTTGATATTTTTAATCTCTTTGAAGATTTTAATCGTATGGGGATGACAGTATTAATTGCTACTCACGATGTGGGATTGATTAACTATAAACCTAAACCTTGTCTTGTATTAGAACAAGGGCATTTACGTTAA
- the rsmE gene encoding 16S ribosomal RNA methyltransferase RsmE, with amino-acid sequence MRIPRIYHPENLENKKACQLSEDAANHVGRVLRMQAGEQIELFDGTNHIYPAVITNASKKAVEVEIQARKFDNRESPLSIHLGQVISRGDRMEFTIQKSVELGVNVITPLWSERCGVKLDGDRLDKKIQQWQKIAIAACEQCGRNIIPEIRPMMKLQDWCVENDGALKLNLHPRAKYSIKTLPEIPTAGVRLLIGSEGGLSSREISQTETQGFTEILLGKRVLRTETAALTAITALQVCFGDL; translated from the coding sequence ATGCGTATTCCAAGAATTTATCACCCTGAAAATCTTGAAAATAAAAAAGCTTGCCAACTTAGTGAAGATGCCGCTAATCACGTGGGACGCGTACTACGTATGCAAGCTGGAGAACAAATTGAGCTTTTTGATGGCACAAATCATATTTACCCAGCCGTGATTACAAACGCAAGTAAAAAAGCGGTAGAAGTTGAAATTCAAGCGCGTAAATTTGACAATCGCGAAAGTCCATTATCCATTCATTTAGGACAAGTCATTTCTCGTGGTGATCGCATGGAATTTACCATTCAAAAATCTGTTGAACTTGGTGTAAATGTTATTACACCATTATGGTCAGAACGTTGTGGTGTTAAATTAGATGGGGATCGTCTTGATAAAAAAATTCAACAATGGCAAAAAATTGCCATTGCGGCTTGTGAACAATGCGGTAGAAATATTATCCCTGAAATTCGCCCAATGATGAAATTACAAGATTGGTGTGTGGAAAATGATGGCGCATTAAAACTTAATTTACATCCACGGGCAAAATATTCCATCAAAACTTTACCTGAAATCCCAACGGCTGGCGTTCGCTTATTAATTGGCTCAGAAGGGGGATTATCTTCTCGAGAAATAAGCCAAACGGAAACTCAAGGTTTTACTGAAATTCTTCTTGGCAAACGTGTATTACGTACAGAAACCGCCGCATTAACGGCAATTACCGCACTACAAGTTTGCTTTGGGGATTTATAA
- a CDS encoding lysophospholipase, which translates to MTREPHFHRFALSQLQPFVEQFPIQHIQGQNNCQLAYRHITHDAPQLRKLVVLVNGRAENLLKWTELAYDFFLSGYDVLVFDHRGQGYSQRLLRDPEKGYIDEFRFYTDDMAKIINHVTALYCYESQYIVAHSLGALISSYYLANYDHQIKRAVLSAPFFGVPMKSPIRDQFVLAVMNLFGQGSRYVFGKNAYKPANLDNNELSHCRTRMKWMNRVNRKFPELHLGGPTFRWVHLCLNAIKNLPRILPRIEIPVLIFQSECDRIVSNKNLENLTALLQNGQMEIVSHAKHEILFERDSIREQAIKRILSFFRQY; encoded by the coding sequence ATGACTCGCGAACCCCATTTTCATCGATTTGCTCTAAGCCAGTTGCAACCTTTTGTAGAACAATTTCCTATTCAACATATTCAAGGACAGAATAATTGTCAGCTTGCTTATCGTCACATCACACATGATGCCCCACAACTGCGTAAATTGGTGGTGTTGGTTAATGGGCGAGCAGAGAACCTTTTAAAATGGACAGAACTGGCTTATGATTTTTTTCTGAGTGGTTATGACGTTTTAGTGTTTGATCATCGTGGGCAAGGTTATTCACAGCGATTACTTCGTGATCCTGAAAAAGGGTATATCGATGAATTTCGCTTTTATACTGATGATATGGCGAAAATTATTAACCATGTGACCGCGCTTTACTGCTACGAAAGTCAATATATCGTGGCGCATTCGCTTGGCGCGCTGATTTCCAGTTATTATCTTGCTAATTATGATCATCAAATTAAACGAGCGGTGCTTTCAGCGCCGTTTTTTGGTGTACCGATGAAAAGCCCAATTCGCGATCAGTTTGTGCTAGCAGTGATGAATTTATTCGGACAAGGTTCTCGTTATGTGTTTGGTAAAAACGCGTACAAACCTGCCAATTTAGATAATAATGAACTCAGTCATTGTAGAACGCGGATGAAATGGATGAATCGCGTTAATCGTAAATTTCCTGAACTTCACCTTGGCGGCCCAACTTTTCGCTGGGTTCATTTATGTTTAAACGCCATTAAAAATTTACCAAGAATTTTACCGCGCATTGAAATTCCTGTGCTAATTTTTCAATCGGAATGTGATCGTATTGTATCGAATAAAAATCTCGAAAATCTCACCGCACTTTTACAAAATGGGCAAATGGAAATTGTTTCTCACGCTAAACACGAAATTTTGTTTGAACGCGATTCTATTCGGGAGCAAGCGATTAAACGAATATTAAGCTTTTTCCGACAATATTAA
- a CDS encoding Protein of uncharacterised function (DUF533) yields the protein MVKKWTKHCYFIYLGANEMDFSKVLNQVLNVAQEQVQKTMAGNSTLDKVTKAGGGAAAIGILSMIFGRNGGAGLAKLGSLAALGSLAYQAYQKYQTSQAADSVTADNFAPEQQVADASKVILQTMIAAAATDGAITDDEKQAILAEVGDDVEVQQWVQQEMLHPATSEDIARQVGNNPALAAQVYLAARVVCSDLARKEIVFLAELAQALGLDDKLVEELEKQAGF from the coding sequence ATGGTGAAAAAATGGACTAAACATTGCTATTTCATTTATTTAGGAGCAAACGAGATGGATTTTAGTAAAGTATTAAATCAAGTTTTGAATGTTGCACAGGAGCAAGTTCAAAAGACAATGGCGGGTAATTCTACATTAGATAAAGTGACTAAAGCTGGTGGCGGCGCTGCGGCTATTGGTATTTTATCTATGATTTTTGGTCGTAATGGTGGGGCGGGATTAGCAAAATTAGGTTCACTTGCAGCATTAGGTTCACTCGCCTATCAGGCATACCAAAAATATCAAACTTCACAAGCAGCAGACTCTGTGACGGCAGATAATTTTGCTCCGGAACAACAAGTAGCCGATGCCAGTAAAGTCATTTTACAAACCATGATTGCAGCGGCAGCCACAGATGGAGCTATCACAGATGACGAAAAACAAGCTATTCTTGCGGAAGTGGGTGATGATGTAGAAGTGCAACAATGGGTTCAACAAGAAATGCTACATCCAGCAACGTCAGAAGATATTGCTCGACAAGTAGGGAATAATCCGGCACTTGCCGCACAAGTTTATCTTGCTGCACGTGTGGTTTGTTCAGATTTGGCTCGTAAAGAAATTGTGTTTTTAGCCGAGCTTGCACAAGCTTTAGGATTGGATGATAAATTAGTTGAAGAGTTAGAAAAACAAGCCGGTTTCTAA
- a CDS encoding DinI family protein, which produces MKQIDIRFTKEKENKKAEHQANLIKLLQERLPKRIAEKFSDVQVRIRFSSSAGVEISGFKDKDEKEQFMAFLEELWADDSLIET; this is translated from the coding sequence ATGAAACAAATTGATATTCGTTTTACAAAAGAAAAAGAAAATAAAAAAGCTGAACATCAAGCCAACCTTATCAAACTTTTGCAAGAACGTTTACCAAAACGTATTGCTGAAAAATTTTCTGATGTTCAAGTACGCATTCGTTTTTCAAGTTCAGCTGGTGTTGAAATATCTGGATTTAAAGATAAGGATGAGAAAGAACAATTTATGGCATTTTTAGAAGAATTATGGGCCGATGATTCGTTGATTGAAACATAA
- the asd gene encoding aspartate-semialdehyde dehydrogenase — MKNVGFIGWRGMVGSVLMDRMVQENDFANINPVFFTTSQAGQKAPVFGGKDAGELKNAFDIEELKKLDIIVTCQGGDYTNEVYPKLKATGWDGYWVDAASALRMEKDAIIVLDPVNQHVISEGLKNGIKTFVGGNCTVSLMLMAIGGLFEKDLVEWISVATYQAASGAGAKNMRELLSQMGQLENTVKAELADPASSILDIERKVTAKMRAEDFPTENFGAALGGSLIPWIDKLLPETGQTKEEWKGYAETNKILGLSDNPIPVDGLCVRIGALRCHSQAFTIKLKKDIPLAEIEQIIAAHNEWVKVIPNDKETTLRELTPAKVTGTLSVPVGRLRKLAMGPEYLAAFTVGDQLLWGAAEPVRRILKQLV; from the coding sequence ATGAAAAATGTCGGTTTTATCGGTTGGCGCGGTATGGTTGGCTCTGTGTTAATGGATCGTATGGTTCAAGAAAACGATTTTGCTAACATTAACCCTGTTTTCTTCACTACCTCACAAGCGGGTCAAAAAGCGCCTGTATTTGGTGGAAAAGACGCAGGTGAATTAAAAAACGCATTTGATATTGAAGAACTCAAGAAATTAGATATTATTGTCACTTGTCAGGGTGGCGACTACACCAACGAAGTGTATCCAAAATTAAAAGCGACAGGTTGGGACGGCTACTGGGTTGACGCTGCGTCTGCATTACGTATGGAAAAAGACGCGATTATCGTATTAGACCCTGTTAACCAACATGTTATTTCGGAAGGCTTAAAAAACGGCATTAAAACTTTCGTTGGCGGTAACTGTACCGTAAGTTTAATGTTAATGGCGATTGGTGGTTTATTTGAAAAAGATTTAGTGGAATGGATTTCTGTTGCCACTTACCAAGCGGCATCTGGTGCTGGTGCGAAAAATATGCGTGAACTATTAAGCCAAATGGGTCAATTAGAAAATACAGTAAAAGCAGAACTGGCTGATCCCGCATCTTCAATCTTAGACATTGAACGTAAAGTGACAGCAAAAATGCGCGCAGAAGATTTCCCAACGGAAAACTTTGGTGCAGCATTAGGCGGTAGCTTAATTCCTTGGATTGACAAATTATTACCAGAAACTGGACAAACCAAAGAAGAATGGAAAGGCTATGCGGAAACCAACAAAATTTTAGGTTTAAGCGACAATCCGATTCCGGTAGATGGTTTATGTGTGCGTATCGGTGCATTACGTTGCCACAGCCAAGCGTTCACTATCAAATTGAAAAAAGATATTCCATTAGCGGAAATCGAACAAATCATTGCAGCACACAATGAGTGGGTAAAAGTGATTCCAAACGACAAAGAGACTACATTACGCGAATTAACACCAGCAAAAGTGACTGGCACATTAAGCGTACCTGTGGGTCGTTTACGTAAATTGGCAATGGGTCCTGAATATTTGGCAGCATTCACTGTTGGTGACCAGTTATTATGGGGTGCGGCAGAGCCTGTGCGTCGTATTTTAAAACAATTAGTGTAA
- the ftsX gene encoding cell division protein FtsX, producing the protein MSSMQKAPFWVQMKYVLRNVWADLIKKKYATLLTILVIAVSLTIPTVSFLVWKNIHQATTQFYPESELTVYLHKNLSEDDANTVVDKIREQEGIESLNYVSRQQSLKDFQTWSGFGEELDVLDDNPLPAVVMIKPTKEFQPSEKRQDLHNNLMKIKGVEEVRMDNDWLEKLAAISWLIAHVAIFCAILMMLAVFLVIGNSIRSDVYSSQASIQVMKLLGATDQFILRAFLWTGIIYGVLGAFFACFFSALLVGYFTSAVKYVTDIFAVTFDVGGLGVGEILFLFIICAIVGYSSAWIAATRHIRLLEK; encoded by the coding sequence ATGAGTTCAATGCAGAAAGCGCCATTTTGGGTGCAAATGAAATATGTTTTGCGCAATGTTTGGGCAGATTTAATTAAGAAAAAATACGCCACATTGCTCACAATTTTAGTGATCGCGGTGTCATTAACAATTCCAACAGTGAGTTTTTTGGTGTGGAAAAATATTCATCAAGCGACCACACAGTTTTATCCTGAAAGTGAATTAACCGTATATTTACATAAAAATCTGAGTGAAGATGATGCTAATACTGTGGTTGATAAAATCCGTGAGCAAGAAGGGATTGAGAGTTTAAATTATGTATCTCGTCAACAAAGCTTAAAAGACTTTCAAACTTGGTCTGGTTTTGGGGAAGAATTGGATGTTTTAGATGATAATCCATTACCAGCCGTTGTGATGATTAAGCCAACGAAAGAATTTCAACCATCAGAAAAACGCCAAGATTTACATAATAATTTAATGAAAATCAAAGGGGTAGAAGAAGTTAGAATGGATAATGATTGGCTTGAAAAGTTAGCAGCTATATCGTGGTTAATTGCACATGTTGCCATTTTCTGTGCGATATTAATGATGTTGGCTGTATTTTTAGTTATTGGTAACAGTATTCGTTCAGATGTTTATAGTAGCCAAGCGAGTATTCAAGTGATGAAATTGTTGGGAGCTACCGATCAATTTATACTGCGCGCATTCCTATGGACAGGTATCATTTATGGCGTTTTAGGCGCATTTTTTGCTTGTTTCTTTAGTGCATTGTTAGTGGGATATTTCACAAGTGCGGTCAAATATGTGACAGATATTTTTGCGGTTACTTTTGACGTTGGCGGTTTGGGCGTTGGTGAAATATTATTCCTGTTCATTATTTGTGCGATTGTCGGTTATTCGTCCGCTTGGATTGCTGCAACAAGGCATATTCGTTTACTTGAAAAATAA
- the sapB_1 gene encoding MgtC/SapB transporter — MNTFTQFYNALISSSHIILMIKISVAMFLGAIIGFERELKHKPVGVKTCSIIAITTCILTVVSIQSAEYYAQISDNIRTDPMRLAAQVVSGIGFLGAGVILRKSNDAISGLTTAAIIWAAAGIGIASGAGFFFDAIVATLMILIAIRISPFIQRLVVRRENLRLPNRKARLNLTVNSTSCLGNLTNLLIENRFHFEQFSVKEQTNGNIRVSFRYGMLDAETAQSLYQLMKAQPEVINVEIEN; from the coding sequence ATGAATACGTTCACCCAATTTTATAATGCATTGATTAGCTCATCTCATATTATTTTAATGATAAAAATTTCTGTGGCGATGTTTTTGGGCGCGATTATTGGTTTTGAACGCGAATTAAAACATAAGCCTGTGGGCGTGAAAACCTGTTCTATCATTGCTATCACAACTTGCATTTTGACTGTGGTGTCTATTCAGTCAGCAGAATATTATGCTCAGATATCTGATAATATTCGAACTGATCCTATGCGTTTGGCAGCACAAGTGGTCAGTGGAATTGGTTTTTTAGGCGCAGGCGTAATTTTGCGTAAAAGCAATGATGCAATCTCAGGTTTAACAACTGCTGCCATTATTTGGGCAGCCGCGGGAATTGGTATCGCATCAGGAGCGGGATTCTTCTTTGATGCGATTGTGGCAACATTGATGATTCTTATCGCAATTCGTATTAGTCCATTCATTCAACGCCTGGTGGTGCGCCGTGAAAATCTCCGCCTTCCAAATCGTAAAGCGCGGTTAAATTTGACCGTAAATTCGACTTCTTGCTTGGGAAACCTAACCAATTTATTAATTGAAAATAGATTTCATTTTGAGCAATTTTCCGTTAAAGAGCAAACTAATGGCAATATAAGAGTGAGTTTTCGCTATGGGATGCTAGATGCGGAAACGGCACAAAGCTTATATCAGCTGATGAAAGCACAACCTGAAGTCATCAATGTAGAAATTGAAAATTAA